The following proteins come from a genomic window of Edaphobacter sp. 4G125:
- a CDS encoding lactonase family protein gives MSLIGKIFESTSTDVAVMPVIRKTSAVSRIVSVLLLTGAFGLTACTRDYTVAYLYATAAGAGINEYAVDYQSGALVPISGSPVAAGNNPTKLIASPNGLFIYVLNQGDSTVQEFAIDEGSGKLTSKNTYPTGSRPTSLAMDAAGKFLYVTFTYQQGYSDANPGPGGVNIFPVNADNSLGNPTVQVVGNNPVGVATTNLSNFVYVIDAEPAIGSGSPVGYILAFSQNTSNGALTPIGKTNISTDTSGKTVAIGYGAGTVPSAIAIDPTARFVYVTDRATNQLYGNVVISGGLLQPMQNSPFATGLLPMAVTVEPRGKYMFVANYNDNTVSAYVINGATGAPTGAVGSSATKVGTGPLCLSIEPALGIYLYSSNSLDNTTSGLKMDAHNGTLQNAQNTPYPASGTPSCVVAVANGSHATQVVNP, from the coding sequence ATGAGTTTAATAGGGAAGATCTTCGAATCGACGTCGACGGATGTAGCCGTTATGCCGGTGATCAGGAAGACCTCGGCGGTTTCACGAATCGTTTCGGTCCTGCTGTTGACCGGTGCCTTCGGGCTGACGGCCTGCACTCGCGACTATACAGTTGCCTATCTTTACGCAACTGCTGCTGGTGCTGGAATCAATGAGTACGCCGTCGATTACCAATCCGGCGCCCTGGTTCCCATCTCTGGTTCTCCGGTCGCCGCGGGAAATAACCCTACCAAGCTCATCGCGTCTCCTAACGGACTCTTTATTTATGTTCTGAACCAGGGGGATTCCACGGTTCAGGAGTTCGCTATTGACGAGGGGTCCGGCAAGTTGACCTCGAAGAATACTTATCCCACAGGATCGCGCCCCACTTCGTTGGCCATGGATGCCGCAGGTAAGTTTCTCTATGTGACCTTCACCTATCAGCAGGGATACTCCGATGCCAACCCAGGTCCGGGCGGCGTAAATATATTCCCGGTGAATGCCGACAATTCGTTGGGCAATCCTACCGTTCAGGTTGTTGGAAATAACCCCGTTGGAGTTGCCACAACGAATCTCAGCAACTTCGTCTATGTTATCGATGCAGAGCCGGCCATCGGCTCCGGATCGCCAGTAGGCTACATCCTGGCATTCTCCCAGAACACCAGCAATGGGGCCCTGACTCCGATCGGTAAGACCAACATCTCTACTGATACGAGCGGAAAAACGGTTGCGATTGGTTATGGCGCAGGAACTGTACCCAGCGCGATTGCTATCGATCCGACGGCCCGTTTTGTCTATGTTACTGATCGCGCCACCAATCAGCTCTATGGAAACGTCGTAATCTCGGGTGGGCTCCTGCAGCCAATGCAGAACTCTCCTTTTGCTACGGGACTGCTGCCTATGGCTGTTACGGTCGAGCCGCGCGGAAAGTATATGTTTGTGGCTAACTATAACGACAATACGGTCAGTGCCTATGTGATCAATGGGGCCACTGGCGCTCCTACAGGGGCAGTCGGCTCCAGCGCGACCAAGGTTGGTACCGGACCGCTTTGCCTTTCCATCGAGCCTGCTCTTGGCATCTACCTCTATAGCTCTAACAGCCTGGACAATACGACCAGCGGCTTGAAGATGGATGCTCACAACGGAACGCTGCAGAATGCGCAGAACACTCCGTACCCCGCGTCGGGAACACCGAGCTGCGTCGTCGCTGTCGCTAATGGCTCGCACGCAACCCAGGTGGTCAACCCCTAA
- a CDS encoding glycosyltransferase family 39 protein, which translates to MKRITLRRSAELFLLAIAAAFLLLHLVHLRADFPNHSPWMDWAKYTDEGWYGDAAIRHFQRGGWYVPGDFNPAAALPVWPLIEGAVFRVTGVNVVAARALTVAIFGLILASVYLLVRRWQGRSSLAPAVAVLLLAVSPYCYAFSRMAILEPMLILLTLLALLAASSLPDADAVRTSWFDWRRRALPSLALGLLLPLMILTKTTAIFLFPAIGWMVFARSGHKAKNALKVGAPIVALGILVWTAYYGLVVRPHFLSDYRYLFSANAYTGITAQNALEVLRDTFQDGMWVGDLLYPLGLLAMTATFFFRPQLLKNPLLTALLLWILGYLTFIAYHNNLQPRYYLVLAVPFTVVPVIVFASFWSQWQGRPTVSSVAGAIGAVALLIVAVTDAGQTISYVTHPEYTFASAADRIRQIVESDRTHNPLVLSISGSDLSLMTGLPSICDDFGTMELEDRVKVYRPGWYVTWNQVDDDKMDALTPIYHLKRVASFPAMDDPERNLMILYRLDPPEATPRRRSRPRPIPQFLRTGFGQQADPLQLQH; encoded by the coding sequence TTGAAGCGGATCACGCTCCGCCGTTCGGCAGAGTTATTTCTGCTTGCCATTGCAGCAGCCTTTCTGCTGTTGCACCTGGTTCATCTCCGCGCTGATTTTCCTAACCACTCCCCATGGATGGACTGGGCGAAGTACACCGATGAGGGATGGTACGGCGATGCAGCCATTCGGCACTTCCAGCGTGGAGGCTGGTATGTCCCTGGAGATTTTAATCCGGCTGCCGCGCTTCCTGTCTGGCCTCTGATTGAAGGCGCAGTCTTTCGCGTTACCGGAGTCAATGTGGTCGCAGCCCGCGCGTTAACGGTGGCCATCTTTGGACTTATCCTGGCGAGTGTTTATCTTCTTGTGCGGCGATGGCAGGGGCGATCTTCACTGGCCCCTGCCGTGGCTGTTCTGTTGCTGGCGGTTAGTCCGTACTGCTATGCGTTCAGCCGTATGGCCATCCTCGAGCCGATGCTGATCCTGCTGACCCTGCTGGCGCTCCTGGCGGCATCTTCTTTGCCTGACGCCGATGCGGTGAGAACCTCATGGTTCGACTGGAGGCGAAGGGCGCTCCCTTCCCTGGCTCTGGGACTTTTGCTGCCACTCATGATTCTGACCAAGACGACCGCAATCTTCCTGTTTCCTGCCATCGGATGGATGGTCTTCGCTCGGTCAGGGCACAAAGCAAAGAACGCTCTGAAGGTCGGTGCTCCCATTGTGGCATTGGGGATCCTGGTTTGGACCGCTTATTACGGACTTGTCGTTCGTCCGCATTTCCTCAGCGATTACCGATATCTCTTCAGTGCCAATGCCTATACCGGCATTACCGCACAGAATGCCCTGGAGGTCTTACGGGATACCTTCCAGGATGGAATGTGGGTCGGAGATCTGCTTTATCCTCTCGGACTCCTTGCCATGACCGCGACGTTCTTTTTTCGCCCGCAGCTGTTGAAGAATCCTCTGCTCACCGCGTTGCTGTTGTGGATTCTTGGCTATCTAACATTTATTGCCTATCACAATAATCTGCAGCCCCGGTACTACCTTGTGCTCGCGGTTCCGTTTACGGTTGTTCCTGTCATCGTATTTGCCAGCTTCTGGAGTCAATGGCAGGGGCGCCCAACGGTCTCCTCCGTTGCAGGAGCCATTGGAGCAGTAGCATTGTTGATTGTGGCTGTAACGGATGCGGGCCAGACGATCAGCTATGTGACTCACCCGGAGTACACCTTCGCCAGTGCGGCGGATCGTATCCGTCAGATCGTCGAGTCAGACCGTACGCATAATCCGTTGGTGCTTTCGATCAGCGGCTCGGACCTGTCTTTGATGACCGGGCTTCCTTCCATCTGCGATGACTTTGGCACGATGGAATTAGAAGATAGAGTGAAGGTATATCGCCCCGGTTGGTACGTCACCTGGAACCAGGTGGATGATGACAAGATGGATGCCTTGACGCCGATCTATCACTTGAAACGGGTAGCGTCCTTTCCTGCGATGGATGATCCTGAGCGGAACCTGATGATTCTCTACCGGCTCGATCCACCTGAGGCCACGCCGCGACGTCGTTCCCGTCCGCGGCCGATTCCGCAGTTTTTGCGCACTGGCTTTGGGCAACAGGCAGATCCTCTTCAGCTTCAGCATTGA
- a CDS encoding ABC transporter permease, which translates to MNKLVVGNLVHRPLRSLISALAIAIEVIMILSITAILLGKISGFKARQNGIGMDMIVRPATTNNFLGMSSAAASIKIADLLAKVPHVAVAAPVNINLTGSLDSIYGIDYKSFNGLEPFTYIAGGPFQGPDDVIVDDYTATGKKIGDTISILNHSFRICGIVEHGKGGRKFIPIETMGNLTGTEGKASLFYLRTDDPPRYQEDVRKAILAIPGMSQYNVSTAEEYLSMISPTRLPYMATAIRVVVGIALVIGFLVIFQSMYTAVMERTREIGILKSLGASRLYIVSLVLRETAFIAVAGIVLGIVASYLLSSALSARFPTLDFVIDLPWVWKSAIIAFVGSVLGALYPAYKAAGKDPIDALAYE; encoded by the coding sequence ATGAATAAACTTGTTGTCGGCAATCTTGTCCATCGTCCCCTTCGTTCTTTGATCAGCGCGCTGGCGATCGCGATCGAGGTCATTATGATTCTCTCGATTACGGCGATCCTGCTGGGCAAGATCAGCGGATTCAAGGCCCGTCAGAACGGGATTGGAATGGATATGATTGTGCGGCCCGCAACCACGAATAATTTTCTTGGAATGAGCTCGGCGGCTGCCTCCATCAAGATTGCCGATCTGCTGGCCAAGGTTCCCCATGTGGCCGTAGCAGCCCCCGTAAATATTAATCTGACCGGCTCGCTCGATAGTATTTATGGAATTGACTACAAGAGCTTCAATGGTCTGGAACCATTCACTTATATCGCTGGCGGTCCTTTTCAGGGGCCCGATGACGTCATCGTGGACGATTACACCGCGACCGGAAAGAAGATCGGCGATACGATCTCGATTCTGAATCACAGCTTCCGAATCTGCGGAATCGTAGAACACGGCAAAGGGGGACGAAAGTTCATTCCCATTGAAACGATGGGGAATCTGACAGGAACCGAAGGGAAGGCTTCGCTCTTCTATCTCAGGACAGATGATCCTCCCCGCTACCAAGAGGACGTTCGCAAGGCCATTCTTGCCATTCCGGGGATGAGCCAATACAACGTCAGCACGGCGGAAGAGTATCTTTCCATGATCTCTCCAACCCGGCTGCCGTATATGGCTACAGCGATTCGTGTCGTTGTAGGCATTGCGCTGGTGATCGGATTCCTCGTGATCTTCCAGTCCATGTATACGGCAGTGATGGAGCGGACACGAGAGATTGGCATCCTGAAATCCCTAGGAGCTTCTCGGCTCTATATCGTTTCTCTGGTTCTGCGTGAGACTGCTTTTATCGCCGTCGCAGGCATCGTACTCGGGATCGTTGCCAGCTATCTGCTAAGTTCGGCGTTGAGCGCGCGCTTTCCTACGTTGGACTTTGTCATCGATCTGCCTTGGGTATGGAAATCGGCGATTATTGCTTTTGTTGGCTCAGTCCTGGGAGCGCTTTACCCGGCCTATAAGGCAGCGGGGAAAGACCCAATTGATGCACTGGCTTATGAATAG
- a CDS encoding MlaD family protein, with the protein MPNQQEVRWSQLKVGLIVLMASVILVTLLFLMTSSAGLGIFSHKLTITTYFENSAGLKQGAAVNLQGVTIGTVKTVTVVATPERKLTPVRVVMKLNEKYAEELHKDSKASLTTIGVLGDTVIDINSQFAVGPPLQDGDELKTLETPSLTDVVKASQGTIESLNVILAKMNTIVDNLQSGKGSIGQLINNPDLYNKLNSTVDELHKLTVNLNQGKGTVGKLVNDDTLYNRLNETTAKLQNIATELDTGKGTAGKLLKDPELYDNLNSTLKHANSLMADADAGKGGLGLMLKDPKFRKQLDDTFTQVNQLVTGINQGRGTLGKLATEDTLHTNMNNLLTNSNDLVTAIRQNPKKYLTIHLKIF; encoded by the coding sequence ATGCCGAATCAGCAGGAGGTGCGGTGGTCACAGTTGAAAGTGGGCCTCATCGTCCTGATGGCTTCGGTCATTCTGGTCACCTTGCTTTTTTTGATGACCAGCTCGGCGGGTCTCGGAATCTTCTCGCATAAGCTGACCATTACTACCTACTTTGAGAACTCCGCAGGCTTGAAGCAGGGAGCTGCGGTCAATCTGCAAGGCGTCACCATCGGGACCGTCAAGACCGTTACGGTGGTAGCCACACCCGAAAGAAAGCTGACCCCCGTCAGGGTGGTGATGAAGCTCAATGAGAAGTACGCAGAAGAGCTTCACAAGGATTCGAAGGCATCCTTAACTACGATCGGTGTTCTGGGCGATACCGTCATCGATATCAACAGTCAGTTTGCTGTCGGTCCGCCACTACAGGATGGCGACGAGCTCAAGACGCTCGAAACCCCGAGCCTGACCGATGTTGTTAAGGCGAGCCAGGGAACGATTGAAAGCCTCAATGTGATCCTGGCCAAGATGAATACGATCGTCGATAACCTTCAGTCAGGAAAAGGGTCGATCGGGCAGCTGATCAATAATCCTGATCTTTACAACAAGCTCAACAGTACAGTGGACGAACTGCACAAGCTGACGGTGAACCTGAATCAGGGTAAAGGAACGGTTGGTAAGCTCGTCAATGACGATACCCTTTACAATCGTCTGAACGAGACGACGGCGAAGCTGCAAAATATCGCGACCGAGTTGGACACCGGCAAGGGAACTGCGGGCAAGCTGTTGAAGGATCCCGAGCTGTATGACAATCTCAACTCCACCCTAAAACATGCCAATTCGTTGATGGCTGATGCGGATGCCGGCAAAGGCGGACTGGGACTGATGTTGAAGGACCCCAAGTTCCGCAAGCAGCTCGACGATACCTTTACACAGGTAAATCAGCTGGTCACGGGAATTAATCAAGGAAGAGGCACACTCGGTAAGCTGGCGACGGAAGATACGCTTCACACGAACATGAACAATCTTCTGACTAACAGCAACGATTTGGTGACGGCAATTCGTCAGAATCCCAAGAAATACCTCACCATCCATCTAAAGATTTTCTAG
- a CDS encoding acyltransferase family protein has translation MASTATTPLVKPARKPPLPALTGIRTLLAFNIVLFHFTPPYLGPIRPFVEHGFVFVNVFFLISGFILSYNYFDRGANLVKRDFWMARFSRLYPVYLLVLLISFPMLELEWHARSASEFWQGLVMTPLLLQGWSPSLATFWNTVAWTLSCEMAFYAAFPWLIRLPWPRKPSRLVLAIFVLWVVDLIPAMLYLWLNPEHLTSPVDRYTSTTLIRFLKYTPLPYAPTFLSGIALSRLQTLVTVSERRRMTLAAIALAGLGLFFYLAAGHVPYLVLHGGLLLPLFTLLVFGLSGKHAIAKVFSWGPLLLVGESSYCLYLLHFNLFVMIHQYHLPERLHVANLDPWISYAVLLVLSILIYKFFENPVRRAILNRFPPTSRRTA, from the coding sequence TTGGCTTCTACTGCAACGACGCCCCTGGTGAAACCAGCCCGAAAGCCTCCCCTGCCGGCACTGACGGGCATCCGGACCCTGTTGGCCTTCAATATCGTTCTGTTTCATTTCACTCCCCCGTACCTTGGCCCAATTCGTCCGTTCGTCGAGCATGGATTTGTCTTCGTCAATGTCTTCTTCCTGATCTCGGGCTTCATCCTTTCCTACAACTACTTTGACCGCGGCGCCAACCTCGTGAAGCGCGACTTCTGGATGGCTCGGTTCTCGCGTCTCTACCCGGTCTACCTGCTCGTTCTCCTGATCTCGTTTCCTATGCTCGAGCTGGAGTGGCATGCCCGCTCGGCCTCGGAGTTTTGGCAGGGACTGGTGATGACCCCCCTGCTCCTCCAGGGATGGAGCCCTTCCCTCGCCACCTTCTGGAACACGGTGGCATGGACGCTCTCCTGCGAGATGGCGTTTTATGCCGCCTTCCCCTGGCTGATTCGTCTTCCCTGGCCACGTAAACCCTCCCGGCTGGTCCTGGCGATCTTTGTGCTCTGGGTAGTTGATCTGATCCCAGCGATGCTCTATCTGTGGCTCAACCCAGAGCATCTGACCTCACCGGTCGACCGTTACACCTCGACCACACTGATTCGTTTTCTGAAGTACACGCCTCTGCCCTATGCGCCGACGTTTCTTTCCGGGATTGCTCTCTCACGACTGCAAACCCTGGTCACGGTCTCGGAGCGACGACGCATGACCCTTGCTGCTATAGCGCTTGCTGGACTTGGGCTGTTCTTTTATCTGGCAGCAGGACATGTGCCTTATCTCGTGTTGCATGGCGGGCTCCTGCTGCCACTCTTTACGCTGCTGGTCTTCGGTCTAAGCGGAAAGCATGCGATCGCGAAGGTCTTCTCCTGGGGTCCCTTGCTACTGGTCGGAGAGAGCAGCTATTGCCTCTACCTGCTCCACTTCAATCTCTTTGTCATGATTCACCAATACCACTTGCCGGAAAGGCTACATGTAGCGAACCTGGATCCCTGGATCTCCTATGCCGTACTGCTGGTCCTGTCGATCCTGATCTACAAGTTCTTCGAAAACCCGGTTCGCAGAGCCATTCTCAACCGCTTTCCACCAACTTCACGCAGGACTGCATAA
- a CDS encoding lactonase family protein yields MRLSRVGRFSLALVVSVAIGLGITACGGGTVAYIWVLGTQYNQVGAFKVDNYSGNLTQVVGSPFSSNGTNPIALAIKPGGRYVYVVNKGVPAAGTTAATPGNIALFSVGGDGTLTFQQTYTSRGSTPVWATVSSDGNYLYVLDTLYPDTPEYPNPNGLGDITVFAIDNNTGRLQLVPNQQFKDSNQTQLTFFPVGKVPTMMRVSNSCLFTINTGDQTVTPLAVGTSGQLTITANSTITTGAGKLTSISTNGNYVYLTDAAATADSPGGRILPYTVGAGSSACSLNTLTGGPVNNLPLTSNPVYSMTDNKGKTLYVLNRSSLDPNNPTSSISAFTIDPTTGKLFVLGTGAGGGTPLPGNPYATGSGPVCMVEDPTNQWVYTSNNIDNTLTGKRINSVSGELGPLPRNSTFPTVGQPTCMALSGSVN; encoded by the coding sequence ATGAGGTTGAGCAGGGTTGGCCGTTTTTCGTTGGCCTTAGTAGTATCCGTTGCGATAGGTCTGGGCATAACAGCATGCGGGGGCGGTACGGTCGCCTATATCTGGGTGCTTGGTACGCAGTACAACCAGGTCGGTGCATTCAAGGTCGACAACTATTCAGGCAACCTGACCCAGGTGGTGGGATCGCCTTTCAGTTCTAATGGCACCAATCCGATCGCGCTTGCGATCAAGCCTGGCGGCCGTTACGTTTACGTGGTGAATAAGGGAGTCCCCGCTGCAGGAACGACTGCCGCCACCCCTGGCAATATCGCGCTTTTCAGCGTGGGCGGAGACGGTACGCTAACCTTCCAGCAGACCTATACCAGCCGCGGCAGCACTCCGGTCTGGGCTACAGTCAGCAGCGATGGTAATTACCTCTACGTGCTCGATACGCTGTATCCGGACACTCCGGAGTATCCCAATCCCAATGGACTGGGCGATATTACGGTCTTCGCCATTGACAACAACACTGGCCGCCTGCAGCTTGTGCCCAACCAGCAGTTTAAGGACAGCAACCAGACCCAGCTGACCTTTTTCCCAGTGGGCAAGGTGCCGACCATGATGCGCGTTTCTAACAGCTGTCTCTTTACCATCAATACTGGCGATCAGACGGTTACACCCCTCGCTGTGGGAACGAGCGGACAGTTAACCATAACGGCAAATTCGACCATCACGACCGGTGCCGGCAAGCTCACTTCGATCAGCACCAACGGCAACTACGTATACCTGACTGATGCAGCCGCGACTGCTGACAGCCCCGGTGGACGTATTCTGCCTTATACAGTCGGCGCGGGTTCCTCGGCCTGCTCCCTCAACACCCTAACCGGCGGTCCGGTGAACAATCTACCGCTGACTTCGAATCCGGTTTATTCCATGACGGACAACAAGGGCAAGACACTTTATGTTCTGAACCGTTCCTCACTCGATCCAAACAACCCAACCAGCTCAATCTCGGCGTTTACGATTGATCCCACGACAGGAAAGCTGTTCGTTCTGGGAACTGGAGCAGGCGGTGGCACTCCCCTGCCTGGCAATCCGTACGCAACGGGTTCCGGCCCGGTCTGTATGGTGGAAGATCCTACGAATCAGTGGGTCTACACCTCGAATAATATCGACAATACGCTCACCGGAAAGAGAATTAACTCGGTCTCTGGTGAACTAGGACCGTTACCACGCAACTCGACCTTCCCGACCGTGGGTCAGCCTACCTGCATGGCGTTGAGCGGAAGCGTCAACTAG
- a CDS encoding lactonase family protein — MSLKTMGRGALASVVSVMMGLGLTACGRDYTVGYVYSVSSQATAGLVNGYKVDYQQGYLVQLANSPLPSGGKNPVAVVASPDHKSIYVIHRDDSNLVHFLIGVDGKLYPQKTYNISGSFATDASIDASGKFLYVTYTYQNSLTFNPDGTVATQGQLYTPANPGPGGVSVFPINSDGTLNAPRNVNVGRNPVKISATNPNHFVYVVDQDAETNSNLFGFSQNSDGTLNPLPGVTINPGNVVSTGFPSGITPAGIIVDSTGSHLYVTDQTANTVMGYSIASNGVPSMLGSATTDSVPAGMAIDQTGKYLYVASNGAGAINGYTFASNGQPVRSSTVGSYQVGTGPTCLSFIGAPSSGEPTHAVYLYTSNYLANNISGIQMSPSDGSLRQIQKTPFTTNALPSCLVTVPAISGS, encoded by the coding sequence ATGAGCTTGAAGACGATGGGCCGTGGAGCATTAGCCTCAGTAGTGTCCGTGATGATGGGGCTTGGCCTGACGGCATGTGGCCGCGACTATACCGTCGGCTACGTCTACAGCGTTTCGTCGCAGGCGACGGCTGGCCTGGTCAACGGTTACAAGGTCGATTACCAGCAGGGATACCTGGTTCAGCTTGCGAACTCTCCCTTGCCCTCTGGAGGGAAGAACCCCGTCGCTGTGGTCGCTTCTCCCGATCACAAGAGCATCTATGTCATCCACCGCGATGACTCCAATCTGGTTCACTTCCTGATCGGAGTCGACGGTAAGCTCTATCCGCAAAAAACCTATAACATCAGCGGTAGCTTTGCGACGGACGCATCGATCGATGCCTCCGGCAAGTTCCTCTATGTGACGTACACGTATCAGAACTCTCTTACTTTCAATCCGGATGGAACGGTCGCAACGCAGGGACAGCTCTATACTCCTGCCAACCCTGGCCCTGGCGGCGTGTCGGTCTTCCCCATCAACTCGGATGGGACGTTGAATGCTCCGCGAAATGTCAATGTGGGGCGCAATCCGGTCAAGATCTCTGCGACGAATCCGAACCATTTTGTATATGTCGTGGATCAGGATGCCGAGACCAATTCAAATCTCTTTGGCTTTTCGCAAAATTCGGACGGTACTTTGAACCCCTTGCCTGGGGTCACGATCAATCCCGGCAATGTAGTTTCGACAGGCTTTCCGTCTGGAATTACTCCTGCGGGCATTATTGTGGACAGCACGGGTTCCCATCTTTACGTCACAGACCAGACCGCAAATACGGTCATGGGATACTCGATTGCTTCCAATGGAGTTCCTTCCATGTTGGGAAGCGCCACCACTGACTCCGTTCCCGCTGGTATGGCAATCGATCAGACCGGAAAATATCTTTATGTCGCAAGCAATGGTGCTGGAGCCATCAATGGATACACCTTTGCTTCCAATGGTCAACCGGTCCGTTCCAGCACAGTCGGAAGCTATCAGGTCGGTACCGGGCCAACATGCCTCTCCTTTATTGGAGCTCCGAGCAGTGGTGAGCCGACTCACGCCGTTTATCTTTACACTTCCAACTACCTGGCCAACAACATCTCGGGAATTCAGATGAGCCCGTCGGACGGGAGTCTCCGGCAGATTCAAAAGACGCCGTTTACCACGAACGCATTACCCTCCTGCCTTGTGACTGTGCCCGCTATCTCCGGGAGTTGA
- a CDS encoding M13 family metallopeptidase: MAEDASGPKSAPKKPVIFDQSAIDTSVDPCVDFYQYACGNWRRNNPIPPDQTRWGRFNELAEYNNYLLYSDLKAAADAPKTPLQKKYGDYFAACMNSDLANRLGAKPIEPILKTIDGWSDRKQFATLMGAIENKYALSYFFTFASDQDQKDSSKQIGEVDQSGLGLPDRDYYLNQDDRSKKLRAEYVEHVTKMFTLTGDNPEQAAKEAQSVLAIETVLAEGSMSRVDRRTPANVYHVMTIAELRALTPEFDWKVYFAAKKQSALKTVNVASPGFFKALSQELSSADMDALKSYLRWHTIHRYAASLSDAFVQENFHFYAATLAGQKELAPRWKRCTQSTDRALGEAVGQDWVAKNFPPAAKDNMEKLVKALEAALAEDIKHLDWMSDATKVEAQKKLAAFRNKIGYPEKWRDYSSVKIDRNNPIGNVQQISAFNDRRDLAKIGKPVDEKEWDMTPPTVNAYYNPAMNDINFPAGILQPPFYDFKIDPAVNFGGIGVVIGHEMTHGFDDQGSQYDPQGNVRSWWTSEDKKKFDERTDCEVKQYSSFEVAPGQNLNGKLTLGENTADNGGLRIAYQALMSTLAEEHASQTAKVDGYTPAQRFFLGFGQVWCENVTEQAARLRAKTDPHSSGRWRANGTVQNFDEFGKAFGCKVGQPMMPVNACRVW, from the coding sequence ATGGCAGAGGACGCATCGGGCCCCAAGTCTGCCCCTAAAAAGCCCGTAATCTTCGATCAGTCAGCGATCGATACCTCGGTCGATCCGTGTGTGGATTTCTATCAATACGCTTGCGGAAACTGGCGCAGGAATAATCCCATCCCGCCAGATCAGACGCGCTGGGGGCGTTTCAACGAGTTGGCGGAGTACAACAATTACCTGCTCTATTCGGATCTCAAGGCCGCAGCGGATGCTCCCAAGACGCCTCTGCAGAAGAAATATGGTGACTATTTTGCGGCCTGCATGAACTCGGATCTGGCCAACCGGCTGGGTGCGAAGCCGATCGAGCCCATCCTCAAGACTATTGATGGCTGGAGCGACCGCAAGCAGTTCGCAACCCTGATGGGGGCGATCGAGAACAAGTATGCGCTCAGTTACTTTTTCACCTTTGCCTCCGATCAGGACCAGAAGGACTCCAGCAAGCAGATTGGCGAGGTTGATCAGAGCGGTCTGGGGCTGCCTGATCGTGACTACTACCTGAATCAGGACGATCGCTCGAAGAAGCTCCGCGCTGAGTATGTGGAGCATGTCACAAAGATGTTCACGCTGACAGGTGACAACCCTGAGCAGGCTGCAAAAGAGGCCCAGAGTGTCCTTGCCATCGAGACGGTACTGGCCGAGGGGTCCATGTCGCGCGTCGATCGCCGTACTCCGGCAAATGTCTATCACGTGATGACAATTGCAGAGTTGCGGGCATTGACCCCGGAGTTCGATTGGAAGGTCTACTTTGCAGCCAAGAAGCAGAGTGCACTCAAGACGGTCAATGTAGCTTCGCCTGGATTCTTCAAGGCGCTGAGCCAGGAGCTGTCCTCAGCCGATATGGATGCCCTGAAGAGTTATTTGCGCTGGCATACGATTCATCGCTACGCTGCCAGCCTGAGCGATGCTTTTGTGCAGGAAAATTTTCATTTCTATGCTGCGACGCTGGCTGGGCAGAAGGAGCTTGCGCCTCGCTGGAAGCGCTGCACGCAGTCGACGGATCGTGCTTTAGGTGAGGCTGTGGGCCAGGACTGGGTCGCGAAGAACTTCCCTCCTGCAGCAAAAGACAATATGGAGAAGCTCGTCAAGGCTCTCGAAGCTGCGCTCGCAGAGGACATTAAGCATCTGGATTGGATGAGCGATGCAACCAAGGTTGAGGCCCAGAAGAAGCTCGCTGCTTTCCGCAACAAGATCGGCTACCCGGAGAAGTGGCGCGACTATTCTTCCGTGAAGATCGATCGCAACAACCCTATAGGAAACGTGCAGCAGATTTCCGCCTTCAATGATCGTCGCGATCTGGCCAAGATCGGCAAGCCGGTCGATGAGAAGGAATGGGACATGACTCCGCCGACGGTCAATGCCTACTACAATCCTGCGATGAACGACATCAACTTTCCCGCAGGCATCCTGCAGCCGCCGTTCTATGACTTCAAGATCGATCCTGCGGTCAATTTCGGCGGTATCGGAGTCGTGATCGGGCATGAGATGACGCACGGCTTTGATGACCAGGGAAGCCAGTATGACCCACAGGGAAATGTGCGGAGCTGGTGGACCTCGGAGGACAAAAAGAAGTTTGATGAGCGCACCGACTGCGAGGTTAAACAGTACAGCAGCTTTGAGGTGGCACCTGGCCAGAACCTGAACGGCAAGCTGACGTTGGGCGAAAATACCGCCGACAACGGAGGGCTCCGCATCGCCTATCAGGCTCTCATGAGTACCCTCGCTGAAGAACATGCGTCCCAAACGGCAAAGGTCGATGGCTACACGCCGGCGCAACGCTTCTTCCTTGGCTTCGGACAAGTGTGGTGCGAAAACGTAACGGAACAGGCGGCCCGGCTGCGTGCGAAGACCGATCCTCACTCCTCGGGTCGTTGGCGCGCGAACGGCACGGTGCAGAACTTCGACGAGTTTGGCAAGGCCTTTGGCTGTAAAGTAGGGCAGCCGATGATGCCGGTCAATGCCTGCCGCGTCTGGTAA